The stretch of DNA GGAGAGTGGCGAAGCGCCCTCTCCGGCGCCACGCGCGAGATCCTCGACCCGGCGGATGCCAAGCCGTTCGCACTGATCGCCGAGGGCGGCACCGAGGACACCGACGCGGCCATCGCCGCCGCACGTGAGGCATTCGACCACGGACCGTGGCCGGCCACGCCCGTCGCCGAACGGGCCGCACTGCTGCGCCGCGTCGCGGACCTCCTCGTACGCGACCGGGAGAAGATCGGGCTCCTGGAGAGCCGCGACGCCGGCAAGACCGTCGAGGAGGGCCGCGTCGACGTCGACTGCGTCGCCGACGCCTTCCGCTACTTCGCCGACCTGGTGATCGGCGAGGGCGCGGGCCGCGTGGTCGACGCGGGCTCCGACGACATCCACAGCGTCGTCGTGCACGAGCCGGTCGGCGTCTGCACGATGATCACGCCCTGGAACTACCCGCTCCTCCAGGCCAGCTGGAAGATCGCCCCCGCGCTCGCCGCGGGCAACACCTTCGTCATCAAGCCGAGTGAGGTCACTCCGCTGACGACGGTCGCGCTGATCGAGCTGCTCGTCGAGGCGGGCCTCCCGTCCGGTGTCGCGAACATCGTGACAGGACCCGGCCACACGGTCGGCGCGCGCCTGTCCGACCACCCCGACGTCGACCTGGTCTCCTTCACCGGCGGCCTCGTCTCCGGCACCAAGGTCGCCCAGGCCGCGGCCCTCGGCGTCAAGAAGGTCGCCCTCGAACTCGGCGGCAAGAACCCGAACGTCGTCTTCGCCGACGCCTGCGCCACCGAAGAGGGCTTCGACACCGCCGTCGACCAGGCGCTGAACGCCGCCTTCATCCACAGCGGGCAGGTCTGCTCCGCCGGTGGCCGCCTCATCATCGAGGAGTCGGTGCGCGAGCGCTTCGTCGCCGAACTCGCCCGCCGCGCAAGCAAGATCAAGCTCGGCCGCGGCACCGAGGACGGCGTGGAGTGCGGCCCGCTCGTCTCGCAGCAGCAGCGCGAGAAGACCGAGATGTACGTCGCCTCCGCCCTTGAGGAAGGTGCCGTCCTGCGCACCGGCGGCAAGCGCCCCGAGCCCAGCGAGGTCCGCCCCGCGACCGGCTACTTCTACGAGCCGACCGTCCTGGACCAGTGCCACCGCGAGATGCGCGTGGTCCGCGAGGAGGTCTTCGGCCCGGTCCTGACCGTCGAGACCTTCCGCACCGAGGACGAGGCCGTCGCGCTCGCCAACGACACCGAGTACGGCCTCGCGGGCGCCGTCTGGACCAACGACGCGGGCCTCGGCCGCCGCATGGCCCGGCGCCTGCGCCACGGCACCATCTGGATCAACGACTTCCACCCCTACCTTCCGCAGGCGGAGTGGGGCGGCTTCGGCAAGAGCGGCGTCGGGCGCGAGCTCGGACCCGCCGGTCTCGCCGAGTACCGCGAGTCCAAGCACATCTACCAGAACCTGGCACCGCGGCCGGTCCGCTGGTTCGCGGGCTGAGGCCCGACTCGTAGAGGCGTGCGCGGGGGCGGCGGTCCCGCCCCCGCGCACGTGTATGTCCGTACGTCCGAGCACCCCCCGCTCACTACGCGCGAGCACCTTGCACCACACCTCGCAGGAAGAGGAGCAGCACGCATGGCTGAGACCACTGAGTACGACTACGTCATCGTCGGCGGCGGCACCGCCGGTTCGGTGATCGCATCCCGCCTCACCGAGGACCCGGGCGTCACCGTCGCCGTCATCGAGGGCGGCCCCAGCGACATCGACCGCGAGGACGTCCTCACGCTGCGCCGCTGGCTCGGCCTGCTCGGCGGCGACCTCGACTACGGCTACACGACCACCGAGCAGCCGCGCGGCAACTCGCACATCCTGCACAGCCGCGCCAAGGTCCTCGGCGGCTGCTCGTCGCACAACACCCTGATCTCCTTCAAGCCGCTGCCCTCCGACTGGGACGAGTGGGAAGAGGCGGGCGCCACCGGCTGGGGCGCCAAGTCGATGGACCCCTTCTTCGGCAAGCTGCGCAACAACATCGTGCGCGTCGCCAAGAAGGACCAGAACCAGATCGCCACCGACTGGGTCGAGGCGACGAAGAGCGCGCTCGGCGTCCCCGAGGTCGTCGGCTTCAACGACAAGCCCTTCGACGAGGGCGTCGGCTTCTTCGACCTCTCGTACCACCCGGAGAACAACAAGCGTTCCTCCGCGTCCGTCGCCTACCTCCACCCCCACATGGAGGCCGGCGACCGCCCGAACCTCCACCTCTTCCTGGAGACGTGGGCCACCAAGCTGGAGCTGGAGGGCAAGACCGCGCGCGGCGTCCACATCCGTACGAAGGACGGCGCCGAGCAGCTGCTGACCGCCCGCCGCGAGGTGCTCGTCTGCGCGGGCGCCGTCGACACGCCCCGGCTGCTCATGCACTCCGGCATCGGCCCCGCGGGGGACCTCGAAGCCCTCGGCATTCCTGTGACGCACGACCTGCCGGGCGTCGGCGAGAACCTCCTCGACCACCCCGAGTCGGTCATCGTCTGGGAGACCAACGGGCCGATCCCCGGCAACTCCGCGATGGACTCCGACGCGGGCCTCTTCGTGAAGCGGGACCCGGACCACAAGGGTCCCGACCTGATGTTCCACTTCTACCAAATCCCGTTCACGGACAACCCGGAGCGCCTGGGCTACGAACGCCCGGAGCACGGCGTCTCGATGACGCCGAACATCCCCAAGTCCCGTGCGCGCGGCCGCGTCTACCTGACGTCGGCCGACCCCGAGGTGAAGCCCGCCCTCGACTTCAAGTACTTCGAGTACGACGAGAACGGCGTCGACTACGACGGCCAGACCCTCGTCGACGGCATCAAGCTGGCCCGCAAGGTCGCGCAGGCCGAGCCCTTCGCCAAGTGGCTCAAGCGCGAGGTCTTCCCCGGCCCGGACGTCACCGACGACGCCGAGATCAGCGAGCTCGTGCGCAAGGCCGCGCACACCGTGTACCACCCGGCGGGAACCTGCCGCATGGGAGCCGCTACGGACGAACTCGCCGTGGTGGACCCGGAGTTGAAGATCCGGGGACTTGAAGGAATCCGTATCGCGGACGCATCCGTCTTCCCGACGATGCCCGCCGTGAACCCGATGATCGGAGTGCTCATGGTCGGGGAGAAGTGTGCCGAGATGCTGGGTGGTGATGGCCGATGAGCGAGGCCGCGGTGATGAAGAAGGAAGAAGCGAAGCCGCCGGAGTCCGCCGACGGACCCGTCTTCGCCGTCGAGAACCTCTGGAAGGTCTTCGGCCCGAAGGCCGACCGAATACCGGGCGACACCTCCGTCCACGACCTCACCCCCGCCGAACTGCGCGAGCAGACCGGCTGCACCGCCGCCGTGCGCGATGTGTCCTTCGAGGTGAAGAAGGGCGAGGTCTTCGTCGTCATGGGCCT from Streptomyces sp. BA2 encodes:
- a CDS encoding aldehyde dehydrogenase family protein is translated as MTGTEGKRDVSAQQTIHVGGEWRSALSGATREILDPADAKPFALIAEGGTEDTDAAIAAAREAFDHGPWPATPVAERAALLRRVADLLVRDREKIGLLESRDAGKTVEEGRVDVDCVADAFRYFADLVIGEGAGRVVDAGSDDIHSVVVHEPVGVCTMITPWNYPLLQASWKIAPALAAGNTFVIKPSEVTPLTTVALIELLVEAGLPSGVANIVTGPGHTVGARLSDHPDVDLVSFTGGLVSGTKVAQAAALGVKKVALELGGKNPNVVFADACATEEGFDTAVDQALNAAFIHSGQVCSAGGRLIIEESVRERFVAELARRASKIKLGRGTEDGVECGPLVSQQQREKTEMYVASALEEGAVLRTGGKRPEPSEVRPATGYFYEPTVLDQCHREMRVVREEVFGPVLTVETFRTEDEAVALANDTEYGLAGAVWTNDAGLGRRMARRLRHGTIWINDFHPYLPQAEWGGFGKSGVGRELGPAGLAEYRESKHIYQNLAPRPVRWFAG
- a CDS encoding GMC family oxidoreductase produces the protein MAETTEYDYVIVGGGTAGSVIASRLTEDPGVTVAVIEGGPSDIDREDVLTLRRWLGLLGGDLDYGYTTTEQPRGNSHILHSRAKVLGGCSSHNTLISFKPLPSDWDEWEEAGATGWGAKSMDPFFGKLRNNIVRVAKKDQNQIATDWVEATKSALGVPEVVGFNDKPFDEGVGFFDLSYHPENNKRSSASVAYLHPHMEAGDRPNLHLFLETWATKLELEGKTARGVHIRTKDGAEQLLTARREVLVCAGAVDTPRLLMHSGIGPAGDLEALGIPVTHDLPGVGENLLDHPESVIVWETNGPIPGNSAMDSDAGLFVKRDPDHKGPDLMFHFYQIPFTDNPERLGYERPEHGVSMTPNIPKSRARGRVYLTSADPEVKPALDFKYFEYDENGVDYDGQTLVDGIKLARKVAQAEPFAKWLKREVFPGPDVTDDAEISELVRKAAHTVYHPAGTCRMGAATDELAVVDPELKIRGLEGIRIADASVFPTMPAVNPMIGVLMVGEKCAEMLGGDGR